The Flavobacterium psychrophilum genome includes a region encoding these proteins:
- a CDS encoding glycosyl transferase family 1, with translation MKILLLHQYFLEEDDAGGSRWNEISKSWTDAGHEVTVIAGMMHANGSSKRDEYKGKYFVRKNQGKVNVHRVHVSESYNSGFLGRLWGYFSFMFSSFWAGVFKIKGKYDVIIVTSPPLFVGGSGYFISLFKRIPMVFEIRDLWPESAIDTGVLTNKLIIKLAYGFENFIYKKAKLINVLTPAFYNTLIEKKNVNKNKLIMIPNASDFSLSEEVRQNFDRDKFREEHDFGDHFVITYVGAHGVANHLEQILEAGKALEDTKVLFLLIGQGMRKESLKSLAAEMGVVNVRFIDPVAKKDVFKYIIASDMGISVLKRVDTFKTVYSNKTFDYFSCKTPVLMGIDGISKELVEEAKAGSYIEPENISEYNRIIRGYINDPERIRTEGENGYLYAKLNFDRQVLSDRYLESIKQII, from the coding sequence ATGAAAATACTGTTATTACATCAATATTTTCTGGAAGAAGATGATGCGGGTGGATCAAGGTGGAACGAGATCTCTAAAAGTTGGACAGATGCAGGTCACGAAGTAACTGTGATAGCAGGTATGATGCATGCTAATGGTAGTAGTAAAAGAGATGAATATAAAGGAAAGTATTTTGTAAGAAAAAATCAAGGAAAAGTGAATGTGCATCGGGTACATGTTTCCGAATCTTATAATAGCGGTTTTTTGGGGAGGCTTTGGGGGTATTTTTCATTCATGTTTTCTTCATTTTGGGCAGGCGTGTTTAAAATTAAAGGCAAATATGATGTTATAATTGTAACTTCACCACCGCTATTTGTAGGGGGTAGTGGTTATTTTATTTCACTATTTAAACGAATTCCTATGGTTTTTGAGATAAGGGATTTATGGCCGGAATCAGCAATTGATACCGGTGTTTTAACCAATAAACTAATTATTAAGCTGGCATACGGCTTTGAAAATTTTATTTATAAAAAAGCAAAGCTTATAAACGTGCTTACTCCTGCTTTTTACAATACTTTGATTGAAAAGAAAAACGTAAACAAGAATAAGCTTATAATGATACCAAATGCGTCTGATTTTTCATTATCTGAAGAAGTAAGACAAAATTTTGATAGGGATAAGTTTCGTGAAGAACACGATTTTGGTGATCATTTCGTTATTACATACGTTGGTGCGCATGGAGTGGCAAATCATCTTGAACAAATACTCGAAGCTGGAAAGGCATTAGAGGATACAAAAGTATTGTTTCTGCTAATTGGCCAGGGTATGAGAAAAGAAAGCTTAAAGTCGTTGGCAGCAGAAATGGGAGTTGTTAATGTGCGGTTTATAGACCCAGTGGCTAAAAAGGACGTTTTTAAATATATCATAGCGTCTGATATGGGAATTTCTGTTTTAAAGAGAGTGGATACTTTTAAAACAGTTTATTCTAATAAGACATTTGACTATTTTTCTTGTAAAACCCCCGTGCTTATGGGTATAGATGGTATTTCAAAAGAACTAGTTGAGGAAGCAAAAGCAGGAAGCTATATAGAACCCGAAAACATTTCAGAATATAATAGGATAATTAGAGGATATATTAATGATCCCGAACGGATAAGGACTGAAGGTGAAAATGGTTACCTTTATGCAAAGCTGAATTTTGACAGGCAAGTGCTTTCCGATAGATATTTAGAGAGTATTAAGCAAATTATTTAA